The following are encoded together in the Gordonia insulae genome:
- the glnA gene encoding type I glutamate--ammonia ligase translates to MYSSKEELLEGIKKEGVEYVDIRFCDLPGVMQHFSIPATAFTEDVFEDGLAFDGSSVRGFQSIDESDMMLLPDPATARIDPFRKAKTMNISFFVHDPFTREAYSRDPRNVARKAEDYLASTGVADTCFFGAEAEFYIFDSVSFDSQMNGTFYEVESESGWWNSGSPTDPDGSPNLGYKVRPKGGYFPVAPYDHYVDLRDEMSTNLTNAGFELERGHHEVGTGGQAEINYKFNTLLHAADDVLLFKYIIKNTAYANGKTVTFMPKPLFGDNGSGMHAHQSLWKDGKPLFHDEAGYAGLSDLARYYIGGILHHAPSLLAFTNPTVNSYKRLVPGYEAPINLVYSQRNRSACVRIPITGNNPKAKRLEFRCPDSSGNPYLAFAAMMMAGLDGIKNKIEPHEPVDKDLYELPPEEAKGIPQAPTSLSAVIDKLEEDHEYLTAGGVFTEDLIETWIALKRENEIEPVQIRPHPYEFALYYDC, encoded by the coding sequence GTGTACAGCAGCAAAGAAGAACTTCTCGAGGGCATCAAGAAAGAGGGCGTCGAATACGTCGACATCCGCTTCTGTGACCTGCCCGGTGTGATGCAGCACTTCTCGATCCCGGCCACGGCGTTCACCGAGGATGTGTTCGAGGACGGTCTGGCGTTCGACGGTTCGTCGGTGCGCGGCTTCCAGTCGATCGACGAGTCGGACATGATGCTGCTGCCCGACCCCGCCACCGCGCGGATCGACCCCTTCCGCAAGGCCAAGACGATGAACATCAGCTTCTTCGTCCACGATCCGTTCACCCGTGAGGCCTACAGCCGCGACCCGCGCAACGTCGCCCGCAAGGCCGAGGACTACCTGGCGTCGACCGGCGTCGCCGACACCTGCTTCTTCGGTGCCGAGGCCGAGTTCTACATCTTCGACTCGGTGTCCTTCGACTCCCAGATGAACGGCACCTTCTACGAGGTCGAGTCGGAGTCCGGCTGGTGGAACAGCGGCTCGCCGACCGACCCGGACGGCAGCCCGAACCTCGGTTACAAGGTCCGTCCGAAGGGCGGATACTTCCCCGTCGCGCCGTACGACCACTACGTGGATCTGCGCGACGAGATGTCGACCAATCTGACCAACGCGGGCTTCGAGCTCGAGCGCGGTCACCACGAGGTGGGCACCGGCGGTCAGGCGGAGATCAACTACAAGTTCAACACGCTGCTGCACGCCGCCGACGACGTGCTGCTGTTCAAATACATCATCAAGAACACGGCGTATGCGAACGGCAAGACCGTCACCTTCATGCCGAAGCCCCTGTTCGGCGACAACGGCTCGGGCATGCACGCCCACCAGTCGCTGTGGAAGGACGGCAAGCCGCTGTTCCACGACGAGGCCGGCTACGCGGGCCTGTCGGATCTGGCGCGCTACTACATCGGCGGCATCCTGCACCACGCACCGTCGCTGCTGGCGTTCACCAACCCGACGGTGAACTCCTACAAGCGTCTGGTGCCGGGCTACGAGGCCCCGATCAACCTGGTGTACAGCCAGCGCAACCGCAGCGCGTGCGTGCGTATCCCGATCACCGGCAACAACCCGAAGGCCAAGCGTCTCGAGTTCCGTTGCCCGGACAGCTCGGGCAACCCGTACCTGGCGTTCGCCGCGATGATGATGGCGGGCCTCGACGGCATCAAGAACAAGATCGAGCCGCACGAGCCCGTCGACAAGGACCTCTACGAGCTCCCGCCGGAGGAGGCCAAGGGCATCCCGCAGGCCCCGACCTCACTGTCGGCCGTCATCGACAAGCTCGAAGAGGATCACGAATACCTCACCGCCGGTGGCGTGTTCACCGAGGACCTCATCGAGACCT
- a CDS encoding glutamine synthetase family protein, with protein MTDGMLDMTDLQERVMADEVDTVIVAFPDMQGRLTGKRVSARLFLDDVAAHGSECCNYLLAVDVEMNTVDGYAMSSWDTGYGDMVMTPDLSTLRLIPWLPGTALVLADLSTTTGSPVTVAPRSILRRQIERLDQRGLVPFVGTELEFMVFDNTYREAWATRYHDLTPATDYNVDYAMLASTRMEPLLRDIRRGMSGAGLYCEGVKGECNLGQQEIAFRYDHALVTCDNHTIYRNGAKEIADQHGKSLTFMAKFDEREGNSCHIHISLRGEDGTPVFADDSAPDGMSPMFGHFIAGILASLRELSLCFAPNINSYKRFVDGSFAPTAIAWGMDNRTCALRVVGHGAGMRVECRAPGGDVNQYLAVAALIAAGLDGVDRELPLPEIASGNAYVGSAERLPTSLAEAADLFAGSTLAATAFGPDVVEHYLNNARVELAAYGAAVTDWERVRGFERL; from the coding sequence ATGACCGACGGCATGCTGGACATGACCGATCTGCAGGAACGCGTCATGGCCGACGAGGTCGACACGGTGATAGTCGCGTTCCCGGACATGCAGGGACGCCTCACCGGCAAGCGGGTGTCCGCACGACTGTTCCTCGACGACGTGGCGGCCCACGGGTCCGAATGCTGCAATTATCTGCTGGCGGTCGACGTCGAGATGAACACCGTAGACGGCTACGCGATGTCGAGTTGGGACACCGGCTACGGCGACATGGTGATGACCCCCGACCTCTCCACACTGCGCCTGATCCCGTGGCTGCCGGGGACCGCATTGGTGCTGGCGGATCTGAGCACCACGACCGGATCACCGGTCACCGTGGCGCCGCGCAGCATCCTGCGCCGCCAGATCGAGCGACTCGACCAGCGCGGTCTGGTGCCCTTCGTCGGCACCGAACTCGAGTTCATGGTGTTCGACAACACCTATCGCGAGGCGTGGGCCACGCGGTACCACGACCTCACACCCGCGACCGATTACAACGTCGACTACGCGATGCTCGCGTCGACGCGGATGGAGCCGCTGCTGCGCGACATCCGCCGGGGTATGAGCGGGGCCGGTCTCTACTGCGAGGGTGTGAAAGGGGAGTGCAACCTCGGTCAGCAGGAGATCGCCTTCCGCTATGACCACGCGCTGGTCACCTGTGACAACCACACCATCTACCGCAACGGTGCCAAAGAGATCGCCGACCAACACGGCAAGAGCCTCACGTTCATGGCGAAGTTCGACGAGCGGGAGGGGAACAGCTGTCACATCCACATCTCGCTGCGCGGCGAGGACGGTACGCCGGTGTTCGCCGACGATTCGGCGCCGGACGGGATGTCGCCGATGTTCGGTCATTTCATCGCGGGCATCCTCGCGTCACTGCGTGAGCTGTCACTGTGCTTCGCGCCGAACATCAACTCCTACAAGCGTTTCGTCGACGGAAGTTTCGCACCGACGGCCATCGCCTGGGGCATGGACAACCGGACGTGCGCGCTCCGGGTGGTCGGGCACGGTGCCGGCATGCGCGTGGAGTGCCGGGCACCGGGCGGTGACGTCAACCAGTATCTGGCGGTGGCGGCGCTGATCGCGGCCGGCCTCGACGGCGTCGATCGGGAGTTGCCGTTGCCCGAGATCGCTTCGGGCAACGCCTATGTCGGGTCGGCGGAACGACTCCCGACCTCACTGGCGGAGGCCGCCGACCTCTTCGCCGGCTCGACGCTCGCCGCGACCGCCTTCGGACCGGACGTGGTGGAGCACTACCTGAACAACGCGCGGGTCGAGCTCGCGGCATATGGTGCGGCGGTGACCGACTGGGAAAGGGTGCGTGGCTTTGAGCGACTCTGA
- a CDS encoding amino acid permease, which produces MKSSGATYTHAEDGYFEKRQLKRSAGFWGIWGIGIAAVISGDFSGWNYGIGQAGWGGLGVAALVIVIMYFGMLFSIGEMSAAMPHTGGAYSFARAAMGPWGGFVTGFAETIEYVFTTGVVVYFSASYANAITDDLFGLSLPAWVWWLILYAIFIALNSWGAEASFKFAIVVAVVSIGILVLFGILAIANGAVDFGKLLDIDPDTSKAGASDFLPFGVMGILYALPFAMWFFLGIEELPLAAEEAHEPTKDIPRAGIWGMVTLVGCAAIVFFLNPAVTGSAALGDSDEPLLDGFRSFLPSGWASVLSAFALIGLLASLQGIMYAYGRNLYSLSRAGYYPKVLSLTGSRRTPYVALIAGAVIGFVALLVIEYWISGAGAIVLNIAVWGAVLAYMLQMISFVILRRKYPNARRPYKSPTGVAGAVVAFVIAAITFIGVLINPDYRDAVIAIVVFYVIGLLVFGLYGRHRLVLSPEEEYAVTGGLHGFDPEAEGLGGTIEDEILKGKTD; this is translated from the coding sequence ATGAAGTCGTCCGGCGCCACCTACACCCACGCCGAGGACGGCTACTTCGAGAAACGACAGCTCAAACGCAGTGCGGGGTTCTGGGGGATCTGGGGCATCGGCATCGCCGCGGTCATCTCCGGCGATTTCTCCGGCTGGAACTACGGCATCGGCCAGGCCGGGTGGGGTGGCCTCGGCGTGGCCGCGCTGGTCATCGTCATCATGTACTTCGGCATGCTGTTCTCCATCGGGGAGATGTCGGCGGCCATGCCACACACCGGTGGCGCCTACTCGTTCGCGCGGGCGGCGATGGGCCCGTGGGGCGGCTTCGTCACCGGCTTCGCCGAGACCATCGAATACGTCTTCACCACCGGTGTCGTCGTCTACTTCTCCGCGTCGTACGCCAACGCGATCACCGACGACCTGTTCGGGCTGAGCCTGCCCGCCTGGGTGTGGTGGCTGATCCTCTACGCCATCTTCATCGCGTTGAACTCGTGGGGCGCCGAGGCGTCGTTCAAGTTCGCCATCGTCGTCGCAGTCGTGTCCATCGGCATCCTCGTGCTCTTCGGCATCCTGGCGATCGCCAACGGCGCCGTCGACTTCGGCAAGCTCCTCGACATCGACCCGGACACCTCCAAGGCCGGTGCGAGCGACTTCCTGCCGTTCGGCGTGATGGGCATCCTCTATGCCCTGCCCTTCGCGATGTGGTTCTTCCTCGGCATCGAGGAACTGCCGCTGGCCGCCGAGGAGGCGCACGAACCGACCAAGGACATCCCGCGTGCCGGGATCTGGGGCATGGTCACCCTCGTCGGCTGCGCGGCGATCGTGTTCTTCCTCAATCCCGCGGTCACCGGATCCGCCGCCCTCGGCGATTCCGACGAGCCGCTGCTCGACGGCTTCCGTTCCTTCCTGCCGTCCGGCTGGGCGTCGGTGCTGTCGGCCTTCGCCCTGATCGGACTGCTCGCCAGCCTGCAGGGCATCATGTACGCCTACGGCCGCAACCTGTACTCGCTGAGCCGGGCCGGCTACTACCCGAAGGTGCTGTCGCTCACCGGGTCGCGGCGGACACCGTACGTGGCGCTGATCGCGGGTGCGGTCATCGGCTTCGTCGCCCTGTTGGTCATCGAGTACTGGATCTCCGGTGCGGGAGCGATCGTTCTGAACATCGCGGTGTGGGGTGCGGTGCTCGCCTACATGCTGCAGATGATCTCGTTCGTCATCCTGCGGAGGAAGTACCCGAACGCACGCCGCCCGTACAAGAGCCCGACCGGTGTCGCGGGTGCCGTGGTCGCCTTCGTCATCGCGGCCATCACCTTCATCGGCGTGCTGATCAATCCGGACTACCGCGACGCGGTGATCGCCATCGTCGTGTTCTACGTGATCGGACTGCTGGTGTTCGGCCTCTACGGACGCCACCGGCTGGTGCTCTCCCCGGAAGAGGAGTACGCGGTGACCGGCGGCCTGCACGGGTTCGATCCGGAAGCCGAAGGCCTCGGCGGGACGATCGAGGACGAGATCCTCAAGGGGAAGACGGACTGA
- a CDS encoding gamma-glutamyl-gamma-aminobutyrate hydrolase family protein yields MSDSERDRKPVVGLTTYLEQSRTGVWDVRASFLPQVYFDGVARSGGIAVLLPPQPVDASVAERVVDGLDALVLTGGVDVNPASYRQEPHPETDRPRTDRDAWEFALLDAALRRGLPILGICRGIQVLNVALGGTLHQHLPDIVGHSRHRAGNAIFSPTEIQIAPGTRLASLLGDHVDAQCYHHQSVDRVADGLIVSAHDADGLVEAVELPGDDFVLGVQWHPEERLDDLRLFAAVVDAARLRLVRAEEVDA; encoded by the coding sequence TTGAGCGACTCTGAACGGGACCGCAAGCCGGTCGTCGGGCTGACGACATATCTCGAACAGTCACGGACGGGCGTCTGGGACGTGCGGGCGAGTTTCCTGCCGCAGGTCTACTTCGACGGTGTCGCCCGCTCGGGCGGGATCGCCGTGCTGCTGCCCCCACAGCCGGTCGATGCGAGCGTGGCCGAACGCGTGGTCGACGGCCTGGACGCGCTGGTGCTGACCGGCGGGGTGGACGTGAACCCGGCGAGCTACCGGCAGGAGCCGCACCCGGAGACCGATCGCCCGCGGACCGACCGCGATGCCTGGGAGTTCGCACTGCTCGACGCCGCGCTGCGTCGTGGACTGCCGATCCTGGGCATCTGCCGCGGCATCCAGGTTCTCAACGTCGCGTTGGGTGGGACGCTGCACCAGCATCTGCCCGACATCGTCGGGCATTCGCGTCACCGTGCCGGTAACGCGATCTTCAGTCCCACCGAGATCCAGATCGCCCCGGGCACTCGACTGGCGTCGCTGCTCGGCGATCATGTCGACGCGCAGTGTTATCACCATCAGTCCGTCGACCGCGTTGCCGACGGACTGATCGTCAGCGCCCACGACGCGGACGGGCTGGTGGAGGCCGTCGAACTCCCCGGTGACGATTTCGTCCTCGGCGTGCAATGGCATCCCGAGGAACGGCTCGACGACCTGCGGCTTTTCGCCGCGGTGGTCGACGCTGCGCGACTCCGGCTCGTGCGGGCCGAGGAGGTGGATGCATGA
- a CDS encoding DUF4191 domain-containing protein: MAKAQDKEAKAAAKKARRQASKERRQQLWQAFQMQRKEDKRLIPYMVGLFVAIVAVFVVLGFVFGSVWLLLPLGIVLGLLAAFILFGRRVQRTVYTKAEGQAGAAGWALGNMRGQWRVKQAVSGNAHLDAVHRVIGKPGVILVAEGSPTRVRTLLSQEKKKVARVVGDTPIYEIVVGNDDGQVPLSKLERHINKLPKNIDGKRIDALEGRLAALGGKAPGPGVPKGPLPGNAKVRGMQRTARRRS; encoded by the coding sequence ATGGCAAAGGCGCAAGACAAAGAGGCGAAGGCCGCAGCAAAGAAGGCCCGGAGGCAGGCGTCCAAGGAGAGGCGCCAGCAGCTGTGGCAGGCCTTCCAGATGCAGCGCAAGGAAGACAAGCGGCTCATCCCGTACATGGTCGGCCTGTTCGTCGCCATCGTCGCGGTCTTCGTCGTGCTCGGTTTCGTCTTCGGTTCGGTCTGGCTGCTGCTGCCGCTGGGTATCGTGCTGGGCCTGCTCGCCGCCTTCATCCTGTTCGGCCGTCGGGTGCAGCGCACCGTCTACACGAAGGCGGAGGGACAGGCCGGCGCAGCGGGTTGGGCCCTCGGCAACATGCGTGGCCAGTGGCGCGTCAAGCAGGCGGTGTCGGGCAACGCCCACCTCGACGCCGTGCACCGGGTGATCGGCAAACCGGGCGTGATCCTGGTCGCCGAGGGGTCGCCCACCCGCGTCAGAACGCTTCTGTCCCAAGAAAAGAAGAAGGTCGCACGCGTTGTCGGCGACACCCCGATCTACGAGATCGTCGTCGGCAACGACGACGGCCAGGTTCCGCTGAGCAAGCTCGAGCGACACATCAACAAGCTGCCCAAGAACATCGACGGCAAGCGGATCGACGCCCTCGAGGGCAGGCTCGCCGCGCTCGGCGGCAAGGCCCCGGGACCCGGGGTGCCCAAGGGCCCACTGCCGGGCAATGCCAAGGTGCGGGGCATGCAACGCACCGCGCGCCGCCGCAGCTGA
- a CDS encoding aldehyde dehydrogenase family protein: protein MTVVDLINPATEEVVTTVDLLDESAVDEAVATAHRAQRIWAALSPAARAAGLRDLAAAVDGNRDELAALEVANSGHPIGQARWEAEHVRDVLTFYSASPERLSGKQIPVAGGIDMTFCDPIGVVGIITPWNFPMTIASWGFAPALAAGNAVIVKPAEWTPLTTIRLAEIAEEAGLPPGLLQVVPGRGDVVGEAMLGHPGIGKIVFTGSTRTGRHVMTRAAESVKRITLELGGKSANIVFADSDLEQAAATAPYGVFDNAGQDCCARSRILVQRSVYDRFMELLEPAVAGVRVGDPIDDATEMGPLVSRAHWQKVASYVPDDAPVAFRGTAPEGPGFWFPPTVLTPQPNDRAVVEEIFGPVVTVLPFDDEADAIAIANATEYGLAGSIWTDDLSRALRVSRAVAAGNLSVNSHSSVRYSTPFGGFKQSGLGRELGPDAPLGFTETKNVFIAVGAATPAQSQRGTS from the coding sequence ATGACGGTAGTCGATCTGATCAACCCGGCGACCGAGGAAGTCGTCACCACCGTGGACCTGCTCGACGAATCGGCGGTCGACGAGGCCGTCGCGACCGCGCATCGGGCGCAACGGATCTGGGCGGCGCTCTCTCCGGCCGCACGCGCCGCCGGACTGCGTGACCTCGCCGCGGCGGTGGACGGGAACCGAGACGAGCTCGCCGCTCTCGAGGTGGCGAACTCCGGTCATCCCATCGGCCAGGCGAGGTGGGAGGCCGAACACGTCCGTGACGTGCTGACCTTCTACTCGGCATCCCCGGAACGGTTGTCGGGCAAGCAGATCCCCGTGGCCGGCGGCATCGACATGACATTCTGCGACCCCATCGGCGTGGTCGGGATCATCACGCCGTGGAACTTCCCGATGACCATCGCGTCGTGGGGATTCGCTCCCGCACTGGCGGCGGGTAACGCGGTGATCGTCAAACCCGCCGAATGGACACCGCTCACCACCATCCGGCTCGCCGAGATCGCCGAGGAGGCGGGCCTGCCGCCCGGGCTGCTCCAGGTGGTGCCCGGGCGGGGCGATGTGGTGGGCGAGGCGATGCTCGGACATCCGGGTATCGGCAAGATCGTGTTCACGGGCTCCACCCGGACCGGACGGCACGTGATGACGCGGGCCGCGGAGTCGGTCAAGCGGATCACCCTCGAACTCGGCGGCAAGAGCGCCAACATCGTGTTCGCCGACTCCGACCTCGAGCAGGCGGCCGCGACCGCACCCTACGGCGTGTTCGACAATGCCGGCCAGGACTGCTGCGCCCGGAGTCGAATCCTGGTGCAGCGCAGTGTCTACGACCGTTTCATGGAGTTGCTGGAGCCCGCCGTCGCGGGTGTGCGGGTGGGCGACCCGATCGACGACGCCACCGAGATGGGGCCGTTGGTGTCCCGGGCGCACTGGCAGAAGGTCGCGTCCTATGTCCCCGACGACGCGCCGGTCGCCTTCCGTGGCACCGCTCCCGAGGGGCCCGGCTTCTGGTTCCCGCCGACCGTGCTGACCCCACAGCCCAACGACCGGGCCGTGGTGGAGGAGATCTTCGGTCCGGTTGTCACCGTGCTGCCGTTCGACGACGAGGCGGACGCCATCGCGATCGCCAACGCCACCGAGTACGGGCTGGCCGGTTCCATCTGGACCGACGATCTGTCGCGCGCGTTGCGGGTGTCGCGCGCCGTCGCCGCCGGGAACCTGTCGGTCAACTCGCATTCGTCGGTGCGGTACTCCACGCCGTTCGGCGGCTTCAAGCAGTCCGGACTGGGCCGCGAACTCGGACCTGATGCGCCACTGGGATTCACCGAGACCAAGAACGTCTTCATCGCCGTGGGTGCCGCGACGCCCGCGCAGAGCCAGAGAGGGACTTCATGA
- a CDS encoding RDD family protein has translation MGRATGSWLSGPQIGPSGGDVDYRGQDLGLPESGPGALAGGWQRTAALLVDWLLAGGLSLLFVPFGSPTLGTTVLGVWFVLGIVAVTFFGFTPGQFALGLRVARVDFGPERTEAEATGKAPFAAVGILRTLGRQVLIVFLVPALINDYNGRAMHDRATGTALVRTR, from the coding sequence ATGGGGCGCGCGACCGGGTCCTGGCTGTCGGGTCCACAGATCGGACCGAGTGGCGGGGACGTCGACTATCGCGGGCAGGATCTCGGCCTGCCGGAATCCGGTCCGGGCGCGCTGGCGGGCGGATGGCAGCGCACCGCGGCACTGCTGGTCGACTGGTTGCTCGCGGGCGGGCTGTCGCTGTTGTTCGTGCCGTTCGGATCACCGACCCTGGGGACGACCGTGCTCGGCGTGTGGTTTGTCCTCGGCATCGTCGCGGTGACGTTCTTCGGGTTCACGCCCGGTCAGTTCGCGCTCGGTCTGCGTGTGGCACGCGTCGACTTCGGTCCGGAGCGGACCGAGGCGGAGGCGACCGGCAAGGCACCGTTCGCTGCCGTCGGCATCCTCCGCACCCTCGGCCGTCAGGTGCTGATCGTGTTCCTGGTCCCGGCACTGATCAACGACTACAACGGTCGCGCCATGCACGATCGTGCGACCGGCACCGCGTTGGTGCGCACCCGCTGA
- a CDS encoding 3-oxoacyl-ACP reductase: protein MSNTVDLTRRLGGRVAVVTGGGSGIGLASARRMHAEGATIVIGDLDPDAGKRAADDVDGLFVPVDVADQGQVDELFDTAAQRFGSVDIAFNNAGISPPDDDLIENTDLDAWQRVQSVNLNSVFFSCKAALRHMTAAGKGSIVNTASFVAVMGSATSQISYTASKGGVLAMSRELGVQYARQGIRVNALCPGPVNTPLLKELFAKDPERAARRLVHVPVGRFAEPEELAAAVAFLASDDASFITGSTFLVDGGISSAYVTPL, encoded by the coding sequence ATGAGCAACACAGTCGATCTGACCCGACGGCTCGGCGGCCGGGTCGCCGTCGTGACCGGCGGCGGCAGCGGCATCGGCCTGGCGTCGGCGCGACGCATGCATGCCGAGGGGGCGACGATCGTCATCGGTGATCTGGATCCGGATGCGGGCAAACGCGCCGCCGACGACGTCGACGGGCTCTTCGTCCCCGTCGACGTGGCGGATCAGGGGCAGGTGGACGAGCTGTTCGACACCGCCGCACAGAGATTCGGTTCTGTCGACATCGCCTTCAACAACGCGGGGATCTCGCCGCCCGACGACGACCTCATCGAGAACACCGATCTCGATGCGTGGCAGCGGGTGCAGTCGGTCAATCTCAACTCGGTCTTCTTCTCCTGCAAGGCCGCCCTGCGGCACATGACCGCGGCGGGCAAGGGCTCGATCGTCAACACCGCGTCGTTCGTGGCGGTCATGGGGTCGGCGACGTCGCAGATCTCCTACACCGCATCCAAGGGCGGCGTGCTGGCCATGTCACGGGAACTCGGTGTGCAGTATGCGCGGCAGGGCATCCGGGTCAACGCGTTGTGCCCGGGACCGGTGAACACGCCGCTGCTGAAGGAGTTGTTCGCCAAGGACCCGGAGCGGGCCGCCCGTCGGCTGGTACACGTGCCAGTGGGCCGGTTCGCCGAGCCGGAGGAATTGGCCGCGGCGGTCGCGTTCCTGGCCAGCGACGACGCGTCGTTCATCACCGGATCGACGTTCCTGGTCGACGGTGGCATCAGCTCCGCCTACGTGACCCCGCTGTAG
- a CDS encoding FadR/GntR family transcriptional regulator, whose product MTSAHSEQLADALLAPVRPANAFEETVGRLLQLIRLGVFGPGESIPPERELAVRLGVSRDTLREAIRALADAGFLVSRRGRYGGTFLAEVLPAPGSVDHSDLAAEAEPITRAELDDALRVREILEVGAARMAAGRTFSAAERESLWTRLTDIRVAVGDDYRRLDSRLHLAIAEAAGAPSVVALVADNRMRINRLLDRIPQLERNIAHSEEQHEAIVIAILTGNADAAAVAMRAHVEGTATLLHGFLD is encoded by the coding sequence ATGACCTCGGCCCACTCCGAACAGCTCGCCGACGCACTGCTGGCGCCGGTCCGTCCGGCGAATGCCTTCGAGGAGACGGTCGGCAGGCTGCTGCAGCTGATCCGGCTGGGGGTGTTCGGACCGGGCGAGTCGATCCCGCCGGAACGGGAGCTCGCGGTGCGACTGGGGGTCAGTCGCGACACGCTGCGGGAGGCGATCCGCGCCCTGGCCGACGCCGGATTCCTGGTGTCGCGGCGTGGCCGCTACGGCGGGACATTTCTCGCCGAGGTCCTGCCGGCGCCGGGCTCCGTCGATCACTCCGACCTGGCGGCCGAGGCGGAGCCGATCACCCGCGCCGAACTCGACGACGCCCTCCGGGTCCGGGAGATCCTCGAGGTCGGCGCTGCGCGCATGGCGGCAGGCCGGACGTTCTCGGCCGCCGAACGTGAATCCCTGTGGACCCGACTCACCGACATCCGCGTGGCCGTCGGCGACGATTACCGTCGGCTCGACTCCCGGCTGCACCTCGCGATCGCGGAGGCCGCCGGGGCGCCGTCCGTCGTCGCGCTGGTGGCCGACAACCGGATGCGGATCAACCGCCTGCTCGATCGCATTCCGCAGCTCGAGCGCAACATCGCGCACTCGGAGGAACAGCACGAGGCGATCGTCATCGCGATCCTCACCGGCAACGCCGATGCGGCCGCCGTCGCGATGCGCGCACATGTCGAGGGCACCGCGACGCTGTTGCACGGCTTCCTGGACTGA
- the lipA gene encoding lipoyl synthase produces MTSPATTPGGTTPNTAPSGRKLLRLEVRNAQTPIERKPNWIKTRATMGPEYTELKGLVKREGLHTVCEEAGCPNIYECWEDREATFLIGGEQCTRRCDFCQIDTGKPAELDRDEPRRVAESVQAMGLRYSTITGVARDDLPDEGAWLYAETVRAIKRLNPGTGVENLIPDFHAKPDLLAEVFDAGPEVLAHNLETVPRIFKSIRPAFRYERSLDVITQARDFGLVTKSNLILGMGETPEEVQSAIVDLHEAGCDILTITQYLRPSPRHHPVERWVKPEEFVDHSEFATEIGFAGVMAGPLVRSSYRAGRLYAQAMAHRGRELAPAMAHLADEGSASQEATSLLARLAK; encoded by the coding sequence CACCGCCCCGAGTGGCCGCAAACTGCTCCGCCTCGAGGTGCGCAACGCGCAGACCCCCATCGAGCGCAAGCCGAACTGGATCAAGACGCGCGCCACGATGGGCCCCGAGTACACCGAGCTGAAAGGCCTGGTGAAGCGCGAGGGCTTGCACACCGTATGCGAGGAGGCCGGCTGCCCCAACATCTACGAATGTTGGGAGGACCGCGAGGCCACATTCCTCATCGGCGGCGAACAGTGCACGCGACGGTGCGACTTCTGCCAGATCGACACCGGTAAGCCGGCCGAACTCGACCGTGACGAACCCCGTCGGGTCGCCGAGAGCGTCCAGGCCATGGGCCTGCGCTACTCGACCATCACCGGCGTCGCCCGCGACGACCTGCCCGACGAGGGCGCCTGGCTGTACGCCGAGACCGTGCGCGCCATCAAGCGCCTCAACCCGGGTACCGGCGTGGAGAACCTCATCCCCGACTTCCACGCCAAGCCGGACCTGCTGGCCGAGGTGTTCGACGCCGGCCCGGAGGTGCTCGCCCACAATCTCGAGACGGTGCCGCGGATCTTCAAGAGCATCCGTCCGGCGTTCCGGTATGAACGATCGCTCGACGTGATCACCCAGGCCCGCGACTTCGGCCTGGTGACCAAGTCCAACCTGATCCTCGGCATGGGTGAGACCCCGGAAGAGGTCCAGTCGGCCATCGTCGACCTGCACGAGGCGGGCTGCGACATCCTGACCATCACCCAGTACCTGCGGCCGTCGCCGCGGCACCATCCGGTGGAGCGGTGGGTCAAGCCGGAGGAGTTCGTCGACCATTCCGAGTTCGCCACCGAGATCGGCTTCGCCGGCGTGATGGCCGGACCGCTGGTGCGGTCGTCGTATCGTGCCGGTCGCCTGTACGCGCAGGCGATGGCGCATCGCGGTCGCGAACTGGCGCCGGCCATGGCGCACCTGGCCGACGAGGGTTCGGCCAGCCAAGAGGCGACCAGCCTGCTCGCGCGCCTCGCCAAGTAG